A section of the Sebastes fasciatus isolate fSebFas1 chromosome 5, fSebFas1.pri, whole genome shotgun sequence genome encodes:
- the trmt1l gene encoding TRMT1-like protein — MAELRETDAAQLHQEDVDIKRGDGGDAPSAGDQAAEQAVKTEAAADSDVKPSTTTTERHISIQTKLEGLEGLVDLNGAGRKSCPLCPEEKFKACYSHKLRRHLQNLHWKVYVEFEGQRMCICHLPCRNLKPSLSGDQASGRHVAHYHCVVCSVTIARKTDMISHLKRHVNKGETEASYSGNSDVPFEEPAPSGQAYEIMKELGTNVQLLPNHATPQKSDTYFNRKMKTNRQLVFCSLAVLAEERNPVECLDAFGATGIMGLQWAKHLRNAVKVTITDISDICVKMIKENCELNHIRVDGGSRGPRGPDGASSEVEGAPIATVEVAKMDANVTMHLWSFDYIHLDPFGTAVNYLDAAFRNVRNLGIISVTSTDTGSLYSKSPNVTLRHYGCHIVRTEYYKELAARMVVATVARAAARCNKGIEVLLAVALEHFVLVVVRVLRGPTQADESAKKLRKLVHCQWCEERLFLRLGNMVDDTLPCNCHGSLPGKTSVQLGPLWSGPLFNTGFLRRMLSAAVKHSMDDIQPLVKTLICESDCTTLKSLVHGPSALTNQVECGVVIKTLQSGEESGPAEQSGKRKTGEESGNVVKKMKSDASLDHPPFYYSIHRHSIRGMNMPKLNKFLQYLTEAGFRVSRTHFDPTGVRTDATLEQFKSVLTKYSVPTYTTATATQTSVSTENTV, encoded by the exons gTGGAGATGGTGGAGATGCACCATCAGCTGGCGACCAAGCTGCAGAACAGGCAGTGAAGACTGAAGCTGCTGCAGACAGCGATGTCAAACCCTCAACCACAACTACTG AAAGACACATTTCCATCCAAACTAAACTGGAGGGCCTCGAGGGGCTGGTTGACCTCAATGGTG CGGGTCGTAAGTCGTGTCCCCTGTGTCCTGAGGAGAAGTTTAAAGCCTGCTACAGCCACAAGCTCCGCCGACACCTGCAGAACCTCCACTGGAAAGTCTATGTAGAGTTTGAAG GCCAGAGGATGTGCATCTGCCACCTGCCCTGCAGAAACCTGAAGCCCAGCCTCAGTGGAGATCAG GCTTCGGGGAGACACGTGGCTCACTACCACTGTGTGGTGTGTTCTGTGACCATCGCCCGCAAGACGGACATGATCAGCCACCTGAAGCGACACGTCAACAAAGGGGAGACCGAAGCCAGCTACTCTGGGAACTCAGACGTGCCGTTTGAGGAGCCGG CTCCGTCTGGTCAGGCGTATGAAATCATGAAAGAGCTTGGAACCAACGTCCAGCTCCTCCCGAACCACGCCACCCCGCAGAAGAGCGACACCTACTTCAACCGCAAGATGAAGACCAACAG gcagCTGGTGTTTTGTTCGCTGGCTGTTCTGGCGGAGGAGAGAAACCCAGTTGAGTGTCTGGATGCTTTTGGAGCCACAG GGATTATGGGCCTCCAGTGGGCGAAGCACCTCCGTAACGCCGTCAAAGTCACCATAACGGACATCAGCGACATATGCGTCAAAATGATCAAAGAGAACTGCGAGCTCAACCACATCCGCGTGGACGGAGGCTCGCGAGGCCCCCGGGGGCCCGACGGGGCCAGCAGTGAAGTGGAGGGAGCGCCCATCGCTACGGTGGAGGTCGCCAAGATGGACGCCAACGTCACTATGCACCTGTGGTCCTTCGACTACAT TCACTTGGATCCGTTCGGGACGGCAGTGAACTACCTGGACGCCGCCTTCAGAAACGTCCGGAACCTGGGCATCATCTCTGTGACGTCCACAGACACGGGCTCTCTGTACTCCAAGTCTCCCAACGTCACGCTGCGTCACTACGGCTGTCACATCGTACGCACCGAGTACTACAAAGAGCTGGCTGCACGCATGGTGGTGGCCACCGTGGCCAG AGCGGCGGCTCGCTGTAACAAAGGCATCGAGGTGCTGCTGGCGGTGGCGTTGGAGCATTTCGTCCTGGTGGTGGTGAGAGTCCTCAGAGGTCCCACACAGGCTGACGAGTCAGCCAAGAAGTTACGGAAACTGGTCCACTGTCAGTGGTGTGAGGAGAGACTCTTCCTCAGACTGGGAAACATGGTGGACG ACACGCTGCCCTGTAACTGTCATGGAAGTCTGCCTGGAAAGACATCAGTGCAGCTTGGACCGTTATG GTCTGGTCCTCTGTTTAACACGGGTTTCCTGAGGAGGATGCTGTCGGCGGCGGTGAAGCACAGCATGGACGACATCCAGCCGCTCGTCAAAACTCTGATCTGCGAGTCCGACTGCACCACCCTCAAGTCTTTAGTCCACGGGCCGTCCGCTCTCACCAACCAGG TGGAGTGTGGAGTCGTCATCAAGACCTTACAGAGCGGAGAGGAGTCCGGTCCTGCTGAGCAGTCTG GGAAGAGGAAGACGGGAGAAGAGTCGGGGAATGTAGTGAAGAAGATGAAGTCTGATGCGTCTCTGGATCACCCGCCCTTCTACTACAGCATCCACCGCCACAGCATCAGAGGCATGAACATGCCCAA GTTGAACAAGTTTCTTCAGTACCTGACCGAGGCCGGCTTCAGGGTGAGTCGGACTCACTTCGATCCGACGGGGGTTCGAACCGACGCCACACTGGAGCAGTTTAAATCTGTCCTCACCAAGTACAGCGTCCCCACGTacaccaccgccaccgccacccaGACGAGCGTGAGCACGGAGAACACGGTGTGA